The nucleotide window AATCATTAAAAAACTGAAAGAATAAATAATTACTTTTAAATAAAATAGTCCTTTTCTTAAATATTTTCTATAAGGACTAATATCTTCTCCACCGAATAATCGAAAAGCTTTTTCACTATTACTCTCTTTTGGAGAGAGTCCTAAAAATGAACCTAAACTAAAATTTAGGAACATTTCTTAAGTAATATTGAATAAATTTTTTTTATATCTTTTTCTATGGCTAAAAAATCTATTTTTTTATATTGGTATCTTGAATAAAAATAACTAGTATATAAAAAAATAGAAAAACAAGAAGGTAAATTATTTAATTGAATATTTGAATGGATAGCTCAAATAACTCTTTTTAAATAATTTCTATCAACAGCTTTTTTACACTTTTTTTTAGGTATTATTATTCCTATTTTTATATT belongs to Mycoplasma parvum str. Indiana and includes:
- the rnpA gene encoding ribonuclease P protein component; amino-acid sequence: MKKKYRLRKITEFKEVLRKGKSIKTSNLIFIYLPKQINKENSKNNIKIGIIIPKKKCKKAVDRNYLKRVIWAIHSNIQLNNLPSCFSIFLYTSYFYSRYQYKKIDFLAIEKDIKKIYSILLKKCS